In Rhizobium sp. CIAT894, the genomic window TAATCCTGCTGCAGGATATAGGCGATGCCGCCCTTGCCGGACTGCGAGTTGATGCGGATGATCGCCTCGTAGGAACGGCCGACGTCACGCGGATCGATCGGCAGATAGGGCACTTCCCAGACCGGATGGTTGGCGACCTGTGCGGCCTTCATGCCCTTGTTGATCGCATCCTGATGCGAGCCGGAGAAGGCCGTATAGACCAGCTCGCCGACATAGGGGTGGCGCTCTGCAATCGCCATCTGGTTCGAATATTCGAACACTTCCTTGATGCGCTCGATATTGGAGCAGTCGATCCCGGGATCGACCCCTTGCGTGAACATGTTCAGCGCCATCGTCACCACGTCGACATTGCCGGTGCGCTCGCCATTGCCGAACAGCGTACCTTCGACGCGGTCGGCGCCCGCCAGCAAGGCCAGTTCGGCGGCAGCGATCCCCGTGCCGCGATCGTTATGCGGATGCAAGGAAATGATCAGGTTTTCGCGATTGTCGAGATTGCGGCACATCCACTCGATCTGGTCGGCATAGACGTTCGGCGTCGCCATCTCGACGGTGGACGGCAGGTTGATGATCAGCTTGTTGTCAGGCGTCGGCTTGACGACCTCGATAACGCCGTTGCAGATTTCCAGCGCCACTTCGAGTTCCGTGCCGGTAAAGCTCTCCGGCGAATATTCGAAACGGTAGCCGCCCCCGGCCCTGGCCGCCATATCGGTGATCATCTTGGCGGCATCGACGGCGATCTGCTTGATCCCTTGCACATCCTTGGCAAAGACGACGCGGCGCTGCAGCTCGCTGGTCGAGTTGTAGAAATGCACAATCGGCCGGTTGGCCCCTTCCAAAGCTTCGAAGGTGCGGGTGATCAGTTCGGGGCGGCACTGCACCAGCACCTGCAGGGAGACGTCGGCCGGAACATTGCCCTCCTCCACGCACCAGCGGGCGAAATCGAAATCCGTCTGCGAAGCCGAGGGAAAGCCGATCTCGATTTCCTTGAAGCCCATTTCGAGCAGCAGCTGGAACATGCGGGCCTTGCGGTCGTGGCCCATCGGATCGACCAGTGCCTGGTTGCCGTCGCGCAGGTCCACCGAGCACCAGACCGGCGCCTTGGTGATGGTCTTCGTCGGCCAGGTGCGGTCGGGAATGTTCACCTGCGGATAGGGCCGGTATTTCAGCGCGGCATCGGGCATACCTTTTGCGGAGGATCGGCTGCTAGTGTTGTCCATTGTCTTGTCTCCTCGTCCCGGCATTTGTCCCGCCTCTTAGCCGATCACGTCGGGCTTGGCGATAAACAAATGCGGACCTTCGTCGGTCGTTAGGTCAATTTTGAAAGTGAATCGCGAGGAGCGATGCCGGGCGGGCTTTCGGCCGCCGGGCGCTCCTCAACGGACCCGGCAACCGCGCGTAAGGCCGAGGAGAAGAAGCGAGGTCAGGGCGCGCGTATTGTCACGCAGCGCAATGCGGCCGCGTGCAATCGTGTCGGAAATTCTGGCGCCATGGGTCTTCATGGCCGCGCTTATAGCCTTGGGCGGCGGAACTGGCAAGCCCTCGCAGCACGCGCCTTCCGTTACCTCGACTGAGACCGGTCTTTCCAAACCCTCACCAGCTGCGACAGCGCGAGCATCAGCCCGCCCGCGATCAATCCCCAGAAGGCGCCTGAGATGCCGCCGAAGGAAACGCCGGATGCTGTGACGAGAAAGGTGATCGCCGCCGCCTCGCGCGATTCCGGCGCCTGGAAGGCCGACATCGCCGAGGACGAGAAGGCGCCGACCAGCGCCAGCCCCGCCACCGCTTCGATCAGGATCGGAGGCGCCAAGGCAACGAAAGCCGTCACTGCGCCGGCAAGCAGTCCGAGGACGATATAACCGACGCCGGCGACCAGCGATGCCCAATAGCGCCGCGTCGGATCGGCATGGGCGTCATGCCCGGCGCACATGGCCGCGGTGATCGCCGCCAGATTGACGGCATGGCCGCCGAAAGGCGCCGACAGCAGCGAGAAGAAGCCGGTGACGGCAAAGAGCGGACCGGGTTTCGGATCGTAGTGATTAACCTTCAGCACCGCGATGCCGGGAATGTTCTGCGAGGCCATGGTGACGATGAAGAGCGGCAGCGCGATCGACACGAAGCCGGCAAGGTTGAACACCGGCCGGACGATTTCAGCCGTCGGCACGAGCGACCGTTCGAGCGAGGCGAATGCGCCGTCGGGGATATCGACGCCGAAGGCCAGCACCAGGACGAAGGCCGCGAGTGCTGCCGGCACTGCCCAGAGCCGCTTGAAGGCGCCGACGACGATCCAGGCGAGAACGATCGGCAGCCCGAACAGCGGATTGAAGCCGATCGCCTTCACCGGCGCGAAACAGAGGCCGATCAGCACGCCGGAAAGCATCGCATTGGCAAGCGGTGCGGGAATGGCGGCAACCGCCCGGCCGAGCGGCTTGAACAGCCCGGCGACGATGATCAGCGCAGCACAGATCAGGAATGCTCCGACCGCCGCATTGAAGCCGCCCTCGATCGCCCCGGTGCTTGCCAGCAGCGCGGCGCCCGGCGTCGACCAGGCGATGCTGATCGGCAATCGCGTCACGGCACTCAGCACGATCGCGCAGACGCCCATGGAGATCGACAATGCCATCAGCCCGGACGCCGCCTGCGCATCGGTGGCACCCACCGCTTCGAGCCCATGCAGCACGACGGCAAACGAGCTGGCAGAACCGACGAAAGCGGTCAGCAGCCCCATGAACAGGGCCTGGACAGAAAAATCTTTGAGCATGGCGGAACTCGCAGGCTGCGGGAAGGCGCATGGAGCATGACGATCGCCGCCAACGCAAGCCCGGATTCGGTCCTTTCCGTCCAGCCCTTGCCGATAGGCATCAGCCGAAAACAAAACACCCTCGCCTGCGGTGAGCCGGCAAGGGTGGTTCTTGGTATCTTTGACTGAGAAACCTCAGATAT contains:
- the leuA gene encoding 2-isopropylmalate synthase, translated to MDNTSSRSSAKGMPDAALKYRPYPQVNIPDRTWPTKTITKAPVWCSVDLRDGNQALVDPMGHDRKARMFQLLLEMGFKEIEIGFPSASQTDFDFARWCVEEGNVPADVSLQVLVQCRPELITRTFEALEGANRPIVHFYNSTSELQRRVVFAKDVQGIKQIAVDAAKMITDMAARAGGGYRFEYSPESFTGTELEVALEICNGVIEVVKPTPDNKLIINLPSTVEMATPNVYADQIEWMCRNLDNRENLIISLHPHNDRGTGIAAAELALLAGADRVEGTLFGNGERTGNVDVVTMALNMFTQGVDPGIDCSNIERIKEVFEYSNQMAIAERHPYVGELVYTAFSGSHQDAINKGMKAAQVANHPVWEVPYLPIDPRDVGRSYEAIIRINSQSGKGGIAYILQQDYGLNLPRNLQVEFREDIQRITDVEGKELPSKRIYDRFIERYVTQPDARLKFVDHHTYPDTERKGQRIVAAEITDNGEIKRIEGHGNGPIDGFINALSHYLGIEMSVEDYSEHSLQHGSNAAAISYVETSYPGGKLFGAGINTNIVAASLEAIVSAANRVLELKAGKA
- a CDS encoding benzoate/H(+) symporter BenE family transporter, producing MLKDFSVQALFMGLLTAFVGSASSFAVVLHGLEAVGATDAQAASGLMALSISMGVCAIVLSAVTRLPISIAWSTPGAALLASTGAIEGGFNAAVGAFLICAALIIVAGLFKPLGRAVAAIPAPLANAMLSGVLIGLCFAPVKAIGFNPLFGLPIVLAWIVVGAFKRLWAVPAALAAFVLVLAFGVDIPDGAFASLERSLVPTAEIVRPVFNLAGFVSIALPLFIVTMASQNIPGIAVLKVNHYDPKPGPLFAVTGFFSLLSAPFGGHAVNLAAITAAMCAGHDAHADPTRRYWASLVAGVGYIVLGLLAGAVTAFVALAPPILIEAVAGLALVGAFSSSAMSAFQAPESREAAAITFLVTASGVSFGGISGAFWGLIAGGLMLALSQLVRVWKDRSQSR